The following are encoded in a window of Amaranthus tricolor cultivar Red isolate AtriRed21 chromosome 2, ASM2621246v1, whole genome shotgun sequence genomic DNA:
- the LOC130805410 gene encoding receptor-like protein EIX2: MFSNNLNMLSRLTSLRRLIFLNVDLTKARDWPDRLPSLEHLELNGCQLPVFINSYSSNYLTWFFNQSSLVKLSLSYSGISGRIPSKIWNMTSLSHLDLSFNQLEGELTSSMFSGMTSLSHLDLSNNFLKGELSNSLIRGMPSLTQLNLSYNNFKGGVPSSLFRGLTCLSYLDLSHKKFEGELPGSMKGVCELRALDLSFNHLKGNLSSIFQSLSCANNTLMILYLHMNNFSGLVPDFTIFSSLRELNLSTNKLSGSLPSNFERLSNLVILNLDHNQLTGSVLDLSRFRSLDLLNLQNNQLNGTLHVSLGQLSRLSYLDISSNSLKGEIGVLHLSNLSRLRYLDMSFNSLSFNVGSSWMPSFKLDTIGLAFCRLGPRFPNWLRTQSNYSNLDISYAGIYDTIPFWFWNLSTIPNFISLSHNNLHGNLPAHSLIEHFESNPSIDLSSNLLEGTIPNSFKNSVYLNLSRNAFSGSISFVCNHGFSLNGLDLSHNFFSGKLPDCWSNISNSLTVVDLSSNSLTGKLRRSLDFGDNQFSGTTKWIGRSFPYLVVLSLRNNSFSGKIPPKLCLLSSIQIVDLSANNLSGKIPSCLCNLTAMTQKKSSPKAITDTNATFSTIGSPYEDYISVVLKGFNYEFKNNLELVKSIDLSSNKLEGKISAQVSCLTGLISLNFSRNNLNGSIIPKIGQLNSLKSLDLSNNHLSGEIPATFSDLNFLSTLSLANNNFSGRIPTGTQLQGLNASVFSGNPGLCGNPLPNKCVSDQAKGSSQNKHSLENNEDDITLGLYISIALGIITGFWVVLGILIFKRSWRYAYFCFWVNVYDKLYVIITFRRHTRA, from the exons ATGTTTTCGAATAATCTTAATATGTTGTCACGTCTTACTTCACTAAGGCGCCTAATTTTCCTGAATGTAGATCTCACTAAAGCTAGGGATTGGCCTGATCGCCTCCCTTCCTTAGAGCATTTGGAGTTAAATGGTTGTCAACTTCCTGTTTTCATTAATTCGTATTCTAGTAATTATTTGACTTGGTTTTTTAATCAAAGTTCCTTAGTTAAATTGTCCCTTTCTTACAGCGGAATATCTGGTAGAATTCCGAGTAAAATTTGGAACATGACTTCACTTTCACATCTTGATCTCTCTTTCAACCAACTTGAAGGTGAGCTTACTAGTTCCATGTTTAGTGGAATGACTTCTCTTTCACATCTTGATCTTTCTAATAATTTCTTGAAAGGTGAGCTTTCTAATTCCTTGATTAGGGGAATGCCTTCTCTCACACAACTTAATCTTtcttataacaacttcaaaggTGGGGTTCCTAGTTCCTTGTTTAGAGGACTAACTTGTCTTTCATACCTTGATCTTTCTCATAAAAAATTTGAAGGTGAGCTTCCTGGTTCTATGAAAGGTGTTTGCGAACTTAGAGCATTGGATCTATCTTTTAATCATCTTAAGGGAAATCTTTCAAGCATCTTCCAATCCTTGTCTTGTGCAAACAATACTTTAATGATCCTTTACTTGCATATGAATAATTTTAGTGGTTTAGTCCCGGATTTCACAATCTTTTCTTCCTTAAGAGAATTGAATCTAAGCACTAATAAACTGAGTGGTTCACTTCCCTCTAATTTTGAGAGACTTTCAAATCTTGTCATCTTAAATTTAGATCATAACCAACTTACAGGATCAGTGCTTGATCTTTCTAGGTTTAGGTCATTAGACCTATTGAATCTTCAAAATAACCAATTAAATGGCACTCTACATGTGAGTTTAGGACAACTTTCAAGATTAAGCTACTTGGATATTTCATCCAACTCATTGAAAGGTGAAATTGGTGTACTCCACCTCTCTAATCTCTCAAGATTGCGTTACTTGGATATGTCCTTTAATTCATTATCTTTCAATGTTGGATCGAGTTGGATGCCATCATTTAAACTAGATACCATCGGACTTGCTTTTTGTAGATTAGGTCCTCGTTTCCCAAATTGGCTTCGAACTCAATcaaattattcaaacttggaTATATCATATGCTGGGATTTATGATACTATCCCTTTTTGGTTTTGGAACCTTTCTACAATACCTAATTTTATCAGTTTATCTCATAACAATCTTCATGGTAACTTACCAGCTCATTCATTGATTGAACATTTTGAAAGTAATCCCTCCATTGATTTGAGTTCTAATCTTCTTGAGGGTACTATACcaaattcttttaaaaattcaGTTTATCTGAATCTCTCTAGAAATGCTTTTTCTGGGTCAATTTCCTTTGTGTGCAACCATGGTTTCTCATTAAACGGTCTCGACCTTTCACATAACTTCTTTTCTGGGAAATTGCCTGATTGTTGGTCAAATATTAGCAATTCTCTAACTGTTGTAGATTTGTCAAGCAATTCCTTGACGGGAAAGCTTCGCAGATCTTTGG ATTTTGGAGACAACCAGTTTTCAGGAACGACTAAGTGGATAGGGCGTAGTTTTCCATATTTGGTTGTTCTCAGTCTTCGCAACAATTCATTTTCTGGAAAAATACCTCCAAAACTTTGCCTTTTATCGTCCATTCAAATTGTTGATTTGTCTGCAAATAACCTTTCTGGGAAAATACCAAGTTGTTTGTGTAACTTGACAGCAATGACACAAAAAAAGAGTTCTCCTAAAGCTATTACAGACACCAATGCCACATTCTCCACCATTGGCTCTCCATACGAAGACTACATCTCTGTTGTACTGAAAGGATTCAACTATGAATTTAAGAACAATCTAGAACTTGTTAAGAGTATCGATCTTTCAAGCAATAAGTTAGAAGGTAAAATTTCGGCTCAAGTTTCCTGCCTTACGGGACtgatttctttaaatttttcaaGAAACAATCTCAATGGATCTATCATACCAAAAATTGGTCAATTGAATTCTTTAAAGTCGTTGGATTTGTCTAATAACCATCTTTCTGGGGAGATTCCTGCGACGTTTTCAGATTTGAACTTTTTGTCTACTTTAAGCTTGGCAAATAACAACTTTTCTGGGAGAATTCCAACTGGAACTCAACTACAAGGCTTAAATGCTTCAGTGTTTTCAGGAAATCCAGGGCTTTGTGGGAATCCACTCCCAAATAAGTGCGTAAGTGACCAAGCAAAGGGTAGCAGTCAAAATAAACACAGTCTTGAAAACAATGAAGATGATATAACTCTGGGGTTGTATATCAGCATTGCACTCGGAATTATCACAGGGTTTTGGGTAGTTCTTGGTATTTTGATATTCAAGAGGTCGTGGAGATATGCCTATTTTTGCTTTTGGGTGAATGTTTATGACAAGCTCTATGTGATCATCACCTTTCGAAGACATACTCGTGCTTGA
- the LOC130805066 gene encoding uncharacterized mitochondrial protein AtMg00810-like, which yields MHQPMGFKDPVHPDYVCLLRKSLYGLKQAPRAWYKRFADFVSHIGFSNSTSDNSLFVYKNGSHMAYLLLYVDDIILTASSNALLTSIMQSLSSEFAMKDLGSLNYFLGIRVSRHKGGLFLSQRKYAEEIIERAGMISCKPTLTPIDTKPKVSAHSGAQYEDPSKYRSLAGALQYLIFTRPDISYAVQQVCLHMHDPHDHHMLALKRIIRYIQGTLHLGLHLTPSSVTDLVAYTDADWGGCPDTRRSTSGYCVFLGDNLLSWSSKRQPTLSRSSAEAEYRGVANVVSESCWLRNLLLELHCPLRKATLVYCDNISAIYLSGNPVQHQRTKHIEMDIHFVREKVARGEVRVRHVPSRYQIADIFTKGLPLVLFDDFRHSLNIRDPPASTAGVC from the coding sequence ATGCATCAACCCATGGGGTTTAAGGACCCTGTGCATCCGGATTATGTCTGTTTACTTCGGAAATCTTTGTATGGACTTAAACAGGCTCCTCGAGCATGGTACAAGCGGTTTGCTGATTTTGTCTCTCACATTGGTTTCTCTAATAGTACATCGGATAATTCATTATTTGTCTATAAGAATGGATCTCATATGGCTTACCTCTTGCTCTACGTCGATGACATTATCTTGACTGCTTCTTCTAATGCATTATTGACATCTATCATGCAAAGTCTTAGCTCCGAGTTTGCTATGAAAGACTTGGGTTCGTTGAATTATTTTTTGGGCATCCGTGTGTCTCGTCACAAAGGTGGGTTGTTCCTATCCCAACGTAAATATGCTGAGGAAATTATAGAGCGTGCTGGTATGATTTCCTGCAAACCCACACTAACTCCAATTGATACTAAACCCAAAGTTAGTGCTCACTCTGGTGCTCAGTATGAGGATCCATCCAAATATCGCAGTTTAGCTGGTGCCTTGCAGTATCTTATCTTTACAAGGCCAGACATCTCATATGCCGTTCAACAGGTTTGTTTGCACATGCATGACCCTCATGATCACCATATGCTTGCTTTGAAGCGTATCATTCGGTATATCCAAGGTACTTTGCACCTTGGCCTACATCTCACTCCTTCTTCAGTAACCGATCTTGTTGCCTATActgatgctgattggggtggaTGTCCTGATACTAGACGATCTACTTCTGGCTACTGTGTTTTCTTAGGAGACAATTTGCTCTCATGGTCTTCCAAACGACAGCCTACTTTGTCTCGTTCTAGTGCTGAGGCTGAGTACCGGGGAGTGGCCAATGTTGTTTCTGAGTCGTGTTGGCTTCGGAATCTCTTATTAGAGCTACATTGCCCACTTCGAAAAGCTACATTGGtatattgtgataatattaGTGCCATTTATCTTTCTGGCAATCCTGTACAACACCAGCGCACCAAGCATATTGAGATGGATATTCATTTTGTTCGAGAAAAGGTGGCGCGTGGAGAGGTTCGGGTCCGTCATGTGCCGTCTCGTTATCAGATTGCGGATATTTTCACTAAGGGCCTACCCCttgttttgtttgatgattTTCGACACAGTCTCAACATTCGTGATCCTCCCGCTTCGACTGCGGGGGTGTGTTAG
- the LOC130805071 gene encoding acidic endochitinase-like produces the protein MSVLQLTLFILASYFVSLSHGAGISTYWGQNGNEGSLSAACNTGNYQFINIAFLTVFGGGRTPQLNLAGHCNPAIPGSCSSIGNDIAACQRQGIKVFLSLGGGAGDYSLSSPADAQQVADYLWNNFLGGISNARPLGDAVLDGIDFDIELGSSQNYDALARALQRRSTPQRKVYLSAAPQCPFPDAHLSNAIATGVFDYVWVQFYNNPSANCQYSNKNVNNLINSWNRWVTVNAPQIFLGIPAAPAAANNGFIPSDVLIRDVLPRIRDSPKFGGVMLWSRFFDNGYSSAIKNSLSDESDERSGVSISIPKVNITIPNP, from the exons TGGTGCTGGGATCTCAACGTACTGGGGGCAGAATGGCAACGAAGGCAGCCTATCGGCAGCCTGCAACACAGGGAACTACCAGTTTATCAACATTGCATTCTTAACTGTGTTTGGAGGTGGCCGAACCCCTCAGCTAAACTTGGCTGGTCACTGTAACCCAGCTATTCCTGGAAGTTGCAGCAGTATTGGTAATGATATTGCTGCGTGCCAACGCCAAGGAATCAAAGTTTTTCTCTCTTTGGGTGGTGGTGCCGGTGATTACTCCCTTTCTTCTCCTGCTGATGCACAACAG GTTGCAGACTACCTATGGAACAACTTCCTAGGAGGAATCTCAAACGCCCGCCCTTTAGGTGACGCGGTTCTTGATGGCATAGATTTCGACATCGAACTTGGCTCATCACAAAACTATGATGCCCTAGCTAGAGCCCTTCAAAGGCGAAGCACACCACAAAGGAAAGTCTACTTATCCGCAGCACCACAATGTCCTTTCCCTGATGCTCATCTAAGCAACGCTATTGCCACCGGAGTTTTCGACTATGTTTGGGTTCAATTCTACAACAATCCTTCAGCCAATTGCCAATATTCTAACAAAAATGTGAACAATCTCATAAACTCATGGAACAGGTGGGTTACTGTCAATGCTCCACAAATCTTCTTAGGAATACCTGCTGCTCCAGCTGCTGCTAACAATGGGTTTATTCCATCTGATGTTCTTATAAGAGATGTTTTACCTAGAATTAGGGATTCCCCCAAGTTTGGAGGAGTTATGCTTTGGTCTAGGTTCTTTGACAATGGTTATAGTTCAGCCATTAAGAATAGTTTAAGCGACGAATCTGATGAACGATCTGGGGTGTCAATTAGCATCCCGAAAGTGAACATTACAATTCCGAACCCTTAA